The proteins below come from a single Rosa rugosa chromosome 2, drRosRugo1.1, whole genome shotgun sequence genomic window:
- the LOC133728249 gene encoding alcohol-forming fatty acyl-CoA reductase-like encodes MELESMLAYLRNKTILITGATGFLAMVFVEKILRVQPDVKRLYLLLRTTDAESAAYRMKNEILGKELFKVLRETRGEDFDSFISQKVVALPGDVSFENLGVKDVILMENMCTEIQIIVSSAANTKFDERYDISLSINTFGVLHMLGFANKCLKLEMLLHISTAYVCGEDVGLILEDSTSMNKRVKEMPRSDFEVVEKNLVNEKLNELRTQDASEEVITNTMKDLGIERAKLHGWPNTYVFTKAMGEVLLSHHSKNNLPFVIVRPPIVSSTYSEPFPGWVQGYRTVDSVIAGYCKGKLTCLLLDPMTVCDMIPVDMVVNSMIAAIVVNANKSSNIIYHVGSSLRNPIKFNDIRSFVMKYFTKYPWINKDEKPVVARKIRIFKSMATFHMYMKIRYSLPLKGLKLVNKVSGQCFQDIYVKYNQKLRLVMRMVELYRPYMLFKGIFDDTNTEKLRKITREGYIEVQDFNFDPTCIDWEDYIMNTHIPGFLKHVLIK; translated from the exons atgGAGTTGGAGAGCATGCTGGCATACCTACGTAATAAGACCATTTTGATTACTGGAGCCACTGGTTTCCTTGCAATGG TATTCGTAGAGAAAATTTTGAGGGTTCAACCTGACGTCAAGAGGCTTTATCTTCTTTTAAGAACAACTGATGCTGAATCTGCTGCATATCGAATGAAGAATGAG ATCTTAGGGAAGGAGTTGTTCAAGGTTCTGAGAGAAACACGGGGTGAAGATTTTGACTCCTTTATATCTCAAAAAGTCGTTGCTCTACCGGGAGACGTAAGTTTTGAAAACCTGGGAGTGAAGGATGTCATACTGATGGAAAATATGTGCACTGAGATACAAATCATAGTGAGTTCTGCAGCAAATACCAAGTTTGATGAGAG ATATGATATATCCTTGAGCATCAATACGTTTGGAGTTCTGCACATGTTGGGCTTTGCAAACAAATGCTTAAAACTAGAGATGCTTCTCCACATATCAACTG CATATGTGTGTGGTGAAGATGTCGGACTCATACTAGAAGACTCAACTTCAATGAATAAGAGGGTCAAGGAGATGCCTAGATCTGATTTCGAAGTAGTAGAAAAGAACCTAGTGAATGAAAAATTGAATGAATTGAGAACACAAGATGCTTCAGAAGAAGTTATTACAAATACAATGAAGGATCTCGGCATTGAAAG GGCTAAACTACATGGATGGCCAAACACCTATGTGTTTACAAAGGCGATGGGAGAAGTACTCTTAAGTCATCACTCTAAAAACAATCTGCCTTTTGTCATTGTACGTCCACCTATAGTTTCCAGCACATACAGTGAACCATTTCCAGGTTGGGTTCAAGGTTACAG AACTGTTGATAGCGTAATTGCTGGTTATTGTAAAGGAAAGCTGACATGCCTACTTCTTGATCCTATGACAGTATGTGATATG ATTCCTGTGGATATGGTGGTAAATTCAATGATAGCAGCGATCGTGGTGAATGCAAATAAATCATCCAACATCATTTACCATGTGGGAAGCTCACTAAGAAATCCAATAAAATTCAATGATATTCGTAGTTTTGTAATGAAATACTTCACCAAATATCCATGGATTAACAAGGATGAAAAACCTGTCGTAGCGAGGAAGATCCGAATATTCAAGAGCATGGCTACTTTTCATATGTACATGAAAATTCGCTACTCACTTCCTTTGAAG GGATTAAAGTTGGTGAACAAAGTATCTGGCCAATGTTTCCAAGATATATATGTCAAGTATAACCAGAAACTCAGATTGGTGATGCGCATGGTGGAGCTATACCGTCCCTATATGCTATTTAAGGGCAT TTTTGACGACACCAACACAGAGAAGTTGCGAAAGATAACAAGAGAAGGTTACATAGAAGTACaagattttaattttgatccAACATGCATTGATTGGGAAGACTACATTATGAACACACACATTCCAGGATTCTTGAAACATGTTCTGATCAAATGA
- the LOC133733785 gene encoding pentatricopeptide repeat-containing protein At2g29760, chloroplastic-like: MATVGTPVISLPRHPTTPSPTVNNDLRFPTQPLLPLIDQCTTINQLKQVHAQMLKTALFFDPYSASKLITAAALSSFSSLDYARQVFDEIPDPNLFTWNALIRAYASSPDPVESILVFLQMLDECDECPNKFTFPFLLKAASELRASKVGRGFHAMVIKAELGSDVYIVNSLIHFYGSCGDLDLARLVFLKTYKKDVVTWNSVITAFAQGNCPEVALELFKEMEAENMKPNDVTMVSVLSACAKKADLEFGRWVCLNVERHGVEENLTLNNAMLDMYVKCGSVEDAERLFGRMPEKDVVSWTTMLDGYARMGKYDEARRVFAAMPSQDIAAWNVLISSYEQNGRPKEALAVFHELQKNKGPKPDEVTLVSTLAACAQLGAIDLGGWIHVYVKKQGMKLNCHLTTSLIDMYAKCGNLEKALEVFNSVEIRDVFVWSAMIAALAMHGQGRDALHFFSKMLEAEVKPNAVTFTNILCACSHAGLVDEGRIFFYQMERVYGVVPGIKHYACMVDILGRSGNLEEAAELIEKMPISPTPSVWGALLGACTRHGNVALAEKACSHLLDLDPRNHGAYVLLSNIYAKTGKWEAVSGLRKLMRDSGIKKEPGCSSIEINGSVHEFLVGDNSHPLAKDIYSKLDEIAGRLKSIGYVPNKSHLLQFVEEEDMKEQALILHSEKLAIAFGLISSKPSQPIRVVKNLRVCGDCHSVAKLISKLYNREIFLRDRYRFHHFREGHCSCNDYW, encoded by the coding sequence ATGGCAACTGTAGGCACCCCAGTTATCTCTCTCCCACGTCATCCCACCACTCCCTCCCCAACCGTCAATAACGACCTTCGCTTCCCAACCCAACCGCTTCTCCCACTGATAGACCAATGCACCACCATCAACCAGCTCAAGCAAGTCCATGCccaaatgctcaaaacagcccTATTCTTCGACCCTTATTCCGCTAGTAAGCTCATCACAGCTGCTGCTCTCTCCTCCTTCTCGAGCCTCGACTATGCACGCCAAGTGTTCGACGAAATTCCTGACCCAAATCTGTTCACTTGGAACGCCCTCATTCGCGCGTACGCCTCCAGCCCCGACCCAGTTGAAAGCATTCTCGTATTTCTGCAGATGCTTGACGAGTGTGACGAGTGCCCCAATAAGTTCACTTTCCCTTTTCTGCTCAAGGCGGCGTCGGAGCTCCGGGCTTCCAAGGTTGGGAGAGGTTTTCATGCCATGGTGATAAAAGCCGAGCTGGGTTCGGATGTTTACATTGTTAATTCGCTCATTCACTTTTATGGGTCGTGCGGGGATTTGGATTTGGCGCGTTTGGTGTTTTTGAAGACTTATAAGAAGGATGTTGTTACTTGGAATTCTGTTATCACGGCTTTCGCTCAGGGGAACTGTCCCGAGGTGGCGTTGGAGTTGTTTAAGGAAATGGAGGCGGAGAATATGAAGCCGAATGATGTCACCATGGTTAGTGTCTTGTCAGCTTGCGCAAAGAAGGCGGATTTGGAGTTTGGAAGGTGGGTTTGTTTGAATGTTGAAAGGCATGGAGTTGAAGAGAACTTGACTTTGAATAATGCTATGCTGGATATGTATGTGAAATGCGGGAGTGTTGAAGATGCGGAGAGATTGTTTGGTAGGATGCCGGAGAAGGACGTTGTGTCGTGGACTACTATGCTTGATGGGTATGCTCGGATGGGGAAATATGATGAGGCTAGGCGTGTTTTTGCTGCCATGCCTAGTCAGGATATTGCTGCGTGGAATGTGCTCATTTCGTCTTATGAACAGAATGGTAGGCCGAAAGAGGCTTTAGCTGTCTTCCATGAGTTGCAGAAGAACAAGGGTCCCAAGCCTGATGAGGTTACTCTAGTTAGTACTCTGGCAGCGTGTGCTCAATTGGGAGCGATTGATCTTGGCGGCTGGATACATGTTTACGTAAAGAAGCAGGGAATGAAGTTGAATTGTCACCTCACAACCTCGCTTATCGACATGTATGCAAAATGCGGAAATCTAGAGAAGGCACTTGAGGTTTTTAATTCGGTGGAGATAAGAGACGTATTTGTCTGGAGCGCCATGATTGCTGCTTTGGCAATGCATGGTCAGGGGAGGGATGCATTGCACTTTTTCTCAAAAATGCTAGAAGCTGAGGTGAAGCCAAATGCTGTGACATTTACTAACATATTATGCGCATGTAGCCACGCAGGATTGGTGGATGAGGGAAGAATATTTTTCTATCAAATGGAGCGAGTTTATGGAGTTGTGCCTGGAATAAAGCACTATGCGTGCATGGTTGACATTCTTGGTCGTTCAGGTAATCTGGAGGAAGCTGCAGAACTGATAGAGAAAATGCCAATTTCTCCCACTCCTTCTGTATGGGGGGCTCTGCTTGGGGCATGTACGCGCCATGGGAATGTTGCACTTGCTGAAAAGGCTTGTAGCCATTTGCTCGACTTGGATCCCAGAAATCATGGAGCCTATGTACTCTTATCAAATATATATGCCAAAACAGGGAAATGGGAAGCAGTTTCTGGGTTAAGGAAGCTCATGCGAGATTCTGGAATAAAGAAAGAACCTGGCTGTAGCTCAATCGAAATCAACGGTAGTGTTCATGAGTTTCTAGTTGGTGATAATTCTCATCCTTTAGCCAAAGATATCTACTCAAAGTTGGATGAGATAGCTGGGAGATTGAAGTCAATCGGATATGTGCCAAACAAGTCACACCTACTGCAATTTGTTGAGGAAGAGGACATGAAGGAACAGGCCCTAATTCTCCATAGTGAGAAACTAGCGATTGCCTTTGGACTTATTAGCTCCAAGCCATCTCAACCAATTCGCGTTGTGAAGAATCTTCGTGTTTGTGGAGACTGCCACTCAGTTGCTAAGCTTATATCTAAGCTTTATAATAGGGAGATTTTTCTGAGAGATCGATATCGGTTTCATCATTTTAGAGAGGGGCATTGCTCATGTAATGATTACTGGTGA